GCTCAAGGGTGCGGATGTGGTCTATATCTGCGGCTCGGATGAGCACGGCGTACCGATTACGCTTGCGGCCCAAAAGGAGGGTCTTTCACCTCAGGCAACCGTTGATAAGTATCATCCGTCAATCAAGCGGTCGTTTGAGCAGTTTGGCATCGAGTTCGACAATTATTCCAGGACGTCGCTGCCGATTCATCACCAGACCGCACAGGAATTTTTCCTGAAGGTGTACGAGAAGGGGCTTTTGGAGCCCCGGACTACCCGGCAGCTTTACTGTCCGTCTTGCCGAATGTTCTTGGCGGACCGGTACGTTGAGGGCATCTGTCCGTCGTGCGGCAGCGACCGCGCGCGCGGGGATCAGTGCGAGGCGTGCGGTAAGTGGATTGAGCCTTTCGACCTGGTCAATCCGAGGTGCAAGACGTGCGGGGCCCGGCCCGAGGTGCGCGAGACAAGACACTGGTTTTTCCTGCTTTCCCGGCTTGAGTCAAGGCTGCGGAAGTGGCTTGCTGGCAAGCCGGATTGGAAGCCGAATGTCAAGCGTTTCTGCGAGGGCTGGTTTGCCCGGGGGCTTCAGGACCGGGCTGTGACGCGGGATTTGCCTTGGGGTGTGCCGGTGCCGCTGCCGGAGGCCCAGGGTAAGGTGATGTATGTTTGGTTTGATGCGCCAATCGGCTACATTTCGTCAACCAAGGAATGGGCCGCAAATCAGGGCCGAGCAGACCGGTGGAAGGACTACTGGCTCGATGAGAAGACGCGGCTGGTGCATTTCATCGGCAAGGACAATATTGTTTTTCACGCCATTGTCTGGCCGGCGATGCTTATGGCCCATGAGGGCATTGTCCTGCCGGCCGAGATTCCGGCGAATGAGTTTTTGAACCTTGAGGGCGACAAGTTGTCAACTTCGCGCAACTGGGCGGTGTGGCTGCCGGACTATCTGGCTCAGTTTCCGGCCGACCCGTTGCGCTATGCCCTGGCCGTGAACCTGCCGGAGAACCGCGACGTTGACTTTACCTGGCGGGACTTCCGGGCCCGGAACAATGACGAGCTGGCCGACGTGCTCGGCAACTTTGTGAACCGGGTTGCGGTGTTCATTCAGAATAACTATGCTGGCCGGGTGCCGGATGTTGGCGCTGAGGATGAATCGTCGCTTGAAGTGCTGCGGACGATCGAGCGCGCCACGGCCGAAGTCGGCACCATGATCGAGACTTTCCGGATCAAGGATGCGGCCCGCAGGGTGATGACGCTGGCCGCGCTCGGTAACCGGTACTTCGATTACCAGGCACCGTGGCGCAGCTTCCGGCAGGACCGGGATAAGTGCGACCGGACGATGGCGGTATGTATGAGGCTGGTGTCAAGCTTTGAGATTCTGCTCTACCCGTTTCTGCCTTTTACGAGCCGCAAGCTGGCCGCAATGCTCGGCCTTGGCCCGCGCCTATGGGACGATGCGGCGCGGCCGACATTGCCGGCCCAGCTCGGCCCGGTTGCGATACTGTTCACCAAAATCGGAGAAGAGAAGATTGCTGAGCAAGTCGCAAGGCTTGGCCCGGCCCGGGCACAACCCGGGTTCCACCGGCCGGATACCAGGAGCAAGGAGCAGCGGCCGGCGAGGAGCGGGCCAGAGCCCGGCGCTAAGGAGAAACCGATGATAAGCTATGACGAATGGAGAAAAGTCGAGCTGCGGACGGCCCGAATCACGGCGGCAGAGCGGGTCAGCGGCACGGAAAAGCTGGTGAAGATGATGATTGACCTGGGCACTGAGCAGCGTCAGATTGTAGCGGGCATCGGCAAGGGCTACGCACCAGATGAGCTCGTCGGCCGGACG
The candidate division WOR-3 bacterium DNA segment above includes these coding regions:
- the metG gene encoding methionine--tRNA ligase, encoding MKTLVTSALPYANGEIHFGHLAGAYLPADIYVKYLRLKGADVVYICGSDEHGVPITLAAQKEGLSPQATVDKYHPSIKRSFEQFGIEFDNYSRTSLPIHHQTAQEFFLKVYEKGLLEPRTTRQLYCPSCRMFLADRYVEGICPSCGSDRARGDQCEACGKWIEPFDLVNPRCKTCGARPEVRETRHWFFLLSRLESRLRKWLAGKPDWKPNVKRFCEGWFARGLQDRAVTRDLPWGVPVPLPEAQGKVMYVWFDAPIGYISSTKEWAANQGRADRWKDYWLDEKTRLVHFIGKDNIVFHAIVWPAMLMAHEGIVLPAEIPANEFLNLEGDKLSTSRNWAVWLPDYLAQFPADPLRYALAVNLPENRDVDFTWRDFRARNNDELADVLGNFVNRVAVFIQNNYAGRVPDVGAEDESSLEVLRTIERATAEVGTMIETFRIKDAARRVMTLAALGNRYFDYQAPWRSFRQDRDKCDRTMAVCMRLVSSFEILLYPFLPFTSRKLAAMLGLGPRLWDDAARPTLPAQLGPVAILFTKIGEEKIAEQVARLGPARAQPGFHRPDTRSKEQRPARSGPEPGAKEKPMISYDEWRKVELRTARITAAERVSGTEKLVKMMIDLGTEQRQIVAGIGKGYAPDELVGRTIIVVANLKPAKIRGVESNGMLLAAVDGDQLALLTVDRPVAPGTGVS